A window of the Pongo abelii isolate AG06213 chromosome 10, NHGRI_mPonAbe1-v2.0_pri, whole genome shotgun sequence genome harbors these coding sequences:
- the INTS13 gene encoding integrator complex subunit 13 isoform X2: MAALAAVGPPNPRADPECCSILHGLVAAVETLCKITEYQHEARTLLMENAERVGNRGRIICITNAKSDSHVRMLEDCVQETIHEHNKLAANSDHLMQIQKCELVLIHTYPVGEDSLVSDRSKKELSPVLTSEVHSVRAGRHLATKLNILVQQHFDLASTTITNIPMKEEQHANTSANYDVELLHHKDAHVDFLKSGDSHLGGGSREGPFKETITLKWCTPRTNNIELHYCTGAYRISPVDVNSRPSSCLTNFLLNGRSVLLEQPRKSGSKVISHMLSSHGGEIFLHVLSSSRSILEDPPSISEGCGGRVTDYRITDFGEFMRENRLTPFLDPRYKIDGSLEVPLERAKDQLEKHTRYWPMIISQTTIFNMQAVVPLASVIVKESLTEEDVLNCQKTIYNLVDMERKNDPLPISTVGTRGKGPKRDEQYRIMWNELETLVRAHINNSEKHQRVLECLMACRSKPPEEEERKKRGRKREDKEDKSEKAVKDYEQEKSWQDSERLKGILERGKEELAEAEIIKDSPDSPEPPNKKPLVEMDETPQVEKSKGPVSLLSLWSNRINTANSRKHQEFAGRLNSVNNRAELYQHLKEENGMETTENGKASRQ, encoded by the exons ATGGCAGCATTAGCTGCTGTTGGGCCTCCTAATCCTCGGGCAGATCCAGAGTGCTGCAGTATTTTGCATGGTCTTGTTGCAGCAGTGGAAACTCTCTGCAAAATTACCGAATACCAACATGAGGCTCGTACTCTACTCATGGAGAATGCAGAACGTGTTGGAAATAGAGGACGAATAATCTGTATTACTAATGCAAAAAG TGACAGTCATGTGCGAATGCTTGAAGACTGTGTCCAGGAAACGATTCATGAACATAACAAGCTTGCTGCAAATTCAGATCA TCTCATGCAGATTCAAAAATGTGAGTTGGTGTTGATCCATACCTACCCAGTTGGTGAAGACAGCCTTGTATCTGATCGTTCTAAAAAAGAG TTGTCCCCAGTTTTAACCAGTGAAGTTCATAGTGTTCGTGCAGGACGGCATCTTGCTACCAAATTGAATATTTTAGTACAGCAACATTTTGACTTGGCTTCAACTACTATTACAAATATTCCAATGAAG GAAGAACAGCATGCTAACACATCTGCCAATTATGATGTGGAGCTACTTCATCACAAAGATGCACATGTAGATTTCCTGAAAAGTG gtGATTCGCACCTAGGTGGTGGCAGTCGAGAAGGCCCTTTTAAAGAAACAATAACGTTAAAGTGGTGTACACCAAGGACAAATAACATTG aATTACACTATTGTACTGGAGCTTATCGGATTTCACCTGTAGATGTAAATAGTAGACCTTCCTCCTGCCTTACTAATTTTCTTCTAAATG GTCGTTCTGTTTTATTGGAACAACCACGAAAATCAGGTTCTAAAGTCATTAGTCATATGCTTAGTAGCCATGGAGGAGAGATTTTTTTGCACGTCCTTAGCAGTTCTCGATCCATTCTAGAAGATCCACCTTCAATTAGTGAAGGATGTGGAGGAAGAGTTACAGACTACCGGATTACA GATTTTGGTGAATTTATGAGGGAAAACAGATTAACTCCTTTTCTAGACCCCAGATATAAAATCGATGGAAGTCTTGAGGTCCCTTTGGAACGAGCAAAAGATCAGTTAGAAAAACACACCCGTTACTGGCCTATGATCATCTCACAAACCACCATTTTTAACATGCAAGCG GTAGTTCCATTAGCCAGTGTTATTGTGAAAGAATCTCTGACAGAAGAAGATGTGTTAAACTGTCAAAAAACAATATACAACTTAGttgatatggaaagaaaaaatgatccTCTACCTATTTCCACAGTTGGTACAAGAGGAAAGGGCCCTaaaag AGATGAACAATACCGTAtcatgtggaatgaattggaaaccCTTGTCAGAGCCCATATCAACAACTCAGAGAAACATCAAAGAGTCTTGGAATGTCTGATGGCATGCAGGAGCAAACCCCCAGAAGAGGAAGAACGAAAGAAAcgaggaagaaagagggaagacaAAGAGGACAAGTCAGAGAAAGCAGTGAAAGATTATGAACAGGAAAAGTCTTGGCAAGACTCAGAGAG ATTAAAAGGAATCTTAGAGCGTGGAAAAGAAGAATTGGCTGAAGCTGAGATTATAAAAGATTCGCCTGATTCCCCAGAACCTCCAAACAAAAAACCCCTTGTTGAAATGGATGAAACTCCACAAGTGGAAAAATCAAAAG GGCCAGTGTCCTTATTATCCTTGTGGAGTAATAGAATCAATACTGCCAATTCCAGAAAACATCAGGAATTTGCTGGACGTTTGAACTCTGTTAATAACAGAGCTGAACTATATCAACATCTTAAAGAGGAAAATGG gatggaaacaacagaaaatggaaaagcCAGCCGGCAGTGA
- the INTS13 gene encoding integrator complex subunit 13 isoform X1, producing MKIFSESHKTVFVVDHCPYMAESCRQHVEFDMLVKNRTQGIIPLAPISKSLWTCSVESSMEYCRIMYDIFPFKKLVNFIVSDSGAHVLNSWTQEDQNLQELMAALAAVGPPNPRADPECCSILHGLVAAVETLCKITEYQHEARTLLMENAERVGNRGRIICITNAKSDSHVRMLEDCVQETIHEHNKLAANSDHLMQIQKCELVLIHTYPVGEDSLVSDRSKKELSPVLTSEVHSVRAGRHLATKLNILVQQHFDLASTTITNIPMKEEQHANTSANYDVELLHHKDAHVDFLKSGDSHLGGGSREGPFKETITLKWCTPRTNNIELHYCTGAYRISPVDVNSRPSSCLTNFLLNGRSVLLEQPRKSGSKVISHMLSSHGGEIFLHVLSSSRSILEDPPSISEGCGGRVTDYRITDFGEFMRENRLTPFLDPRYKIDGSLEVPLERAKDQLEKHTRYWPMIISQTTIFNMQAVVPLASVIVKESLTEEDVLNCQKTIYNLVDMERKNDPLPISTVGTRGKGPKRDEQYRIMWNELETLVRAHINNSEKHQRVLECLMACRSKPPEEEERKKRGRKREDKEDKSEKAVKDYEQEKSWQDSERLKGILERGKEELAEAEIIKDSPDSPEPPNKKPLVEMDETPQVEKSKGPVSLLSLWSNRINTANSRKHQEFAGRLNSVNNRAELYQHLKEENGMETTENGKASRQ from the exons atgaagattttttctGAATCTCATAAAACAGTGTTTGTTGTGGATCACTGCCCTTATATGGCAGAATCGTGCAGGCAGCATGTCGAGTTTGATATGCTAGTGAAGAATAGAACCCAAGGAATCATTCCTTTGGCCCCCATATCTAAATCATTGTGGACTTGCTCAGTAGAATCTTCCATGGAATATTGTAGAATAATGTATGATATATTTCCTTTCAAAAAGCTG GTGAATTTTATTGTGAGTGACTCTGGAGCACATGTTTTAAATTCTTGGACTCAAGAAGACCAAAATTTACAGGAG CTAATGGCAGCATTAGCTGCTGTTGGGCCTCCTAATCCTCGGGCAGATCCAGAGTGCTGCAGTATTTTGCATGGTCTTGTTGCAGCAGTGGAAACTCTCTGCAAAATTACCGAATACCAACATGAGGCTCGTACTCTACTCATGGAGAATGCAGAACGTGTTGGAAATAGAGGACGAATAATCTGTATTACTAATGCAAAAAG TGACAGTCATGTGCGAATGCTTGAAGACTGTGTCCAGGAAACGATTCATGAACATAACAAGCTTGCTGCAAATTCAGATCA TCTCATGCAGATTCAAAAATGTGAGTTGGTGTTGATCCATACCTACCCAGTTGGTGAAGACAGCCTTGTATCTGATCGTTCTAAAAAAGAG TTGTCCCCAGTTTTAACCAGTGAAGTTCATAGTGTTCGTGCAGGACGGCATCTTGCTACCAAATTGAATATTTTAGTACAGCAACATTTTGACTTGGCTTCAACTACTATTACAAATATTCCAATGAAG GAAGAACAGCATGCTAACACATCTGCCAATTATGATGTGGAGCTACTTCATCACAAAGATGCACATGTAGATTTCCTGAAAAGTG gtGATTCGCACCTAGGTGGTGGCAGTCGAGAAGGCCCTTTTAAAGAAACAATAACGTTAAAGTGGTGTACACCAAGGACAAATAACATTG aATTACACTATTGTACTGGAGCTTATCGGATTTCACCTGTAGATGTAAATAGTAGACCTTCCTCCTGCCTTACTAATTTTCTTCTAAATG GTCGTTCTGTTTTATTGGAACAACCACGAAAATCAGGTTCTAAAGTCATTAGTCATATGCTTAGTAGCCATGGAGGAGAGATTTTTTTGCACGTCCTTAGCAGTTCTCGATCCATTCTAGAAGATCCACCTTCAATTAGTGAAGGATGTGGAGGAAGAGTTACAGACTACCGGATTACA GATTTTGGTGAATTTATGAGGGAAAACAGATTAACTCCTTTTCTAGACCCCAGATATAAAATCGATGGAAGTCTTGAGGTCCCTTTGGAACGAGCAAAAGATCAGTTAGAAAAACACACCCGTTACTGGCCTATGATCATCTCACAAACCACCATTTTTAACATGCAAGCG GTAGTTCCATTAGCCAGTGTTATTGTGAAAGAATCTCTGACAGAAGAAGATGTGTTAAACTGTCAAAAAACAATATACAACTTAGttgatatggaaagaaaaaatgatccTCTACCTATTTCCACAGTTGGTACAAGAGGAAAGGGCCCTaaaag AGATGAACAATACCGTAtcatgtggaatgaattggaaaccCTTGTCAGAGCCCATATCAACAACTCAGAGAAACATCAAAGAGTCTTGGAATGTCTGATGGCATGCAGGAGCAAACCCCCAGAAGAGGAAGAACGAAAGAAAcgaggaagaaagagggaagacaAAGAGGACAAGTCAGAGAAAGCAGTGAAAGATTATGAACAGGAAAAGTCTTGGCAAGACTCAGAGAG ATTAAAAGGAATCTTAGAGCGTGGAAAAGAAGAATTGGCTGAAGCTGAGATTATAAAAGATTCGCCTGATTCCCCAGAACCTCCAAACAAAAAACCCCTTGTTGAAATGGATGAAACTCCACAAGTGGAAAAATCAAAAG GGCCAGTGTCCTTATTATCCTTGTGGAGTAATAGAATCAATACTGCCAATTCCAGAAAACATCAGGAATTTGCTGGACGTTTGAACTCTGTTAATAACAGAGCTGAACTATATCAACATCTTAAAGAGGAAAATGG gatggaaacaacagaaaatggaaaagcCAGCCGGCAGTGA